Genomic DNA from Prevotella intermedia ATCC 25611 = DSM 20706:
GAGAAATTGTTGTGCTTACCGTGCTCAAAGACGAACACACCATCGGCTGCGAGCAGGTCGTGCTCGAATACGAGGTCGGGAAGGGTGTCGAGTTCGGGCAGCGCATACGGCGGGTCGGCAAAGATGAGGTCGAACTTCTGGTGGCAAGACTTGAGAAAACGGAACACGTCGCCACGTATGAGAATGTCGTTTTCGGCATTTATCTTCTTCATACACTCGGCTATGAAGCGTGCGTGGTCGCGGTCTTTCTCTACGCTCACCACTTCTTTGCAGCCTCTTGAGACAAGTTCCAAACTGATGCTTCCCGTGCCTGCAAAGAGGTCGAGTGCGGTAATGCCGTCGAAGTCGATATATCCGTTGAGCACGTTGAAGATGT
This window encodes:
- a CDS encoding RsmD family RNA methyltransferase gives rise to the protein MRIITGQFKGRHFDIPRTFKARPTTDFAKENIFNVLNGYIDFDGITALDLFAGTGSISLELVSRGCKEVVSVEKDRDHARFIAECMKKINAENDILIRGDVFRFLKSCHQKFDLIFADPPYALPELDTLPDLVFEHDLLAADGVFVFEHGKHNNFSAHPRFKEHRSYGSVNFSIFR